In Leptospira sp. WS58.C1, a single genomic region encodes these proteins:
- a CDS encoding Smr/MutS family protein: protein MSRGKHSDQSRKGPKSIYIRKMRYEEAYRLLDREIQAAFMKGETLVEVVHGIGEGVLKKMTEDYIREHSFLKILEDGGLHLANNPGSTLVEIMGPSSEDLKKYLK, encoded by the coding sequence ATGTCGAGGGGGAAACATTCGGATCAGAGCCGGAAAGGTCCCAAGTCGATTTATATCCGGAAAATGAGATATGAAGAGGCATATCGGCTCTTGGACCGGGAAATCCAAGCCGCATTCATGAAGGGAGAAACCCTGGTAGAAGTTGTACATGGGATAGGCGAGGGAGTTTTGAAAAAAATGACCGAAGATTATATCCGAGAACATTCTTTTCTAAAAATTTTAGAGGATGGCGGCCTTCACCTGGCAAATAATCCGGGTTCCACACTTGTGGAGATTATGGGTCCATCTTCGGAAGATCTAAAAAAATACTTAAAATAA